The Candidatus Thermokryptus mobilis nucleotide sequence TGAGGTCATTATTATAATTGTGTTCTTGAAGTTGACCACATGACCTTTACTATCGGTAAGGCGTCCATCTTCAAGGACTTGGAGCAAGATGTTAAAAACCTCCGGATGTGCCTTTTCAATCTCATCAAGCAAAACAACAGAGTAAGGTTTCCTTCTAACTGCTTCGGTTAATTGTCCACCCTCCTCATAACCAACATAACCTGGCGGAGCGCCAATTAACCTTGAAACGGAGAATCTTTCCATATACTCGGACATATCAATTCTTACCATGGCATTTTCGTCGTTAAACAAAAGTTCGGCAAGTGCTCTTGCAAGCTCTGTTTTACCAACACCAGTGCTTCCAATAAAGAGAAACGAGCCGATTGGTCTTCTCTCATCCTGCAAGCCAGCTCTAGCCCTACGAATGGCATTACTTACCGCCTTCACAGCTTCCTCTTGATCAACAATTCTTTCGTGCAACCTCTCTTCCATATGCAAAAGTTTTGTCCTCTCGCTTTCAAGCATCCTCTGAACCGGAATCCCAGTCCACTTTGAAACTATCTCAGCTATATCTTCCGCATCAACTTCCTCTTTCAACATCCTTAAATCTTTTTGAACCTCGGCAAGTTTTTGCGTTGTTTCTTTCAATTTCATCTCAAGTGAATGTATAACGCCATATCTCAATTCAGCGACCCTGCCATAATCACCCTCACGCTCGGCTTTTTCGGCTTCAATTTTCGCCTTCTCAATCTGCTCCTTCATTTCTCTGATTGATTTAATAAGTTCTTTCTCCATTTGCCAATGAGCTCTTAGACGATCCCTTTCCTCCCTTAATCCTGCGAGTTCTTGTTCAATATCCTCAAGTTTCTTCTGCGTTGCCTTTTTATCAACATCAGTTGCGTAATTTGATGTCAACTCGCGCTTTACTGCTTCCCTTTCTATTTCAAGCTGTTTGATCTTCCTTTCAATTTCATCAAGTTCCTCTGGCATTGAATCAATTTCAATTCTCAGTTTTGATGCTGCTTCATCAATCAAATCAATCGCTTTGTCAGGTAAATATCTATCTGTAATATATCTATGGCTCAACTGCGCAGCTGCTACAATAGCAGCATCGGTTATTCTCACGCCGTGATGAACTTCGTATTTTTCTTTCAAACCGCGCAAAATTGAAATAGTATCTTCAACGGACGGTTCTTCCACAAGTATCGGTTGGAATCTCCTCTCAAGCGCAGGGTCTTTTTCAATGTGCTTTCTGTATTCATCAATCGTCGTAGCCCCGATTGCATGGAGTTCACCTCTGGCGAGTGCGGGTTTAAGCATATTTGCAGCGTCAACAGCACCTTCAGCAGCACCAGCACCAACAATTGTGTGTAATTCATCAATGAAAAGAATTATCTCGCCGTTTGATTCCTGAATCTCCCGAAGAACAGCTTTTAACCTATCTTCAAATTCACCGCGATATTTTGTCCCAGCTATCAAAGCACCTATGTCAAGGGCGAAAATTCTCTTGTTCTTCAATGGCTCTGGGACATCACCTTGAACAATCCTATGAGCGATCCCCTCAACAATTGCTGTCTTTCCAACCCCTGGCTCCCCAATTAAGACAGGATTATTCTTCGTCCTTCGGCTTAAAACTTGCATCACACGACGAATTTCCTCATCCCTACCGATAACAGGGTCAAGTTTGCCCAAGCGAGCAAGTTCCGTTAAATCTCTACCGTATTTTTTAAGTGCTTGATACTTATCTTCTGGATTTTGATCCGTAACCCTTTGTGAACCGCGAATCTCGCGCATCACCTTTAAAATCGCATCTTTGACAATCCCTTGATCGGAAAGGATTCTTCCGGCATCAGTATTTCTATTTTCCGAAATAGCAATGAGAAGATGTTCAACACTTATATATTCATCTTTCAAATTATTCGCTTCCCTAAGAGCGTCATCAAACACCTTCATCAAGTTTTGCGAAATATATTGATTGCCAAGTCCAGCTCCCTGAACCTGCGGAAATTTATTTATCGCTTCA carries:
- the clpB gene encoding ATP-dependent chaperone ClpB, translating into MNWNKFTIKSQDAIQKAMQIAADKNHQVIEPEHLLLALIDDETGLVNSIIKKIGGNVNYIRNKLNEAINKFPQVQGAGLGNQYISQNLMKVFDDALREANNLKDEYISVEHLLIAISENRNTDAGRILSDQGIVKDAILKVMREIRGSQRVTDQNPEDKYQALKKYGRDLTELARLGKLDPVIGRDEEIRRVMQVLSRRTKNNPVLIGEPGVGKTAIVEGIAHRIVQGDVPEPLKNKRIFALDIGALIAGTKYRGEFEDRLKAVLREIQESNGEIILFIDELHTIVGAGAAEGAVDAANMLKPALARGELHAIGATTIDEYRKHIEKDPALERRFQPILVEEPSVEDTISILRGLKEKYEVHHGVRITDAAIVAAAQLSHRYITDRYLPDKAIDLIDEAASKLRIEIDSMPEELDEIERKIKQLEIEREAVKRELTSNYATDVDKKATQKKLEDIEQELAGLREERDRLRAHWQMEKELIKSIREMKEQIEKAKIEAEKAEREGDYGRVAELRYGVIHSLEMKLKETTQKLAEVQKDLRMLKEEVDAEDIAEIVSKWTGIPVQRMLESERTKLLHMEERLHERIVDQEEAVKAVSNAIRRARAGLQDERRPIGSFLFIGSTGVGKTELARALAELLFNDENAMVRIDMSEYMERFSVSRLIGAPPGYVGYEEGGQLTEAVRRKPYSVVLLDEIEKAHPEVFNILLQVLEDGRLTDSKGHVVNFKNTIIIMTSNIGSHIIQEKMSRMTDENRDRIMEEIRNEVMQILRQTIRPEFLNRIDEIIFFKPLTKSDILKIVDLQMKQVNKRLEKNNMKLELSDKARVWLAEVGYDPTFGARPLRRVIQKHILDPLAEKILAGEFLNGDTIVVDIDLKGKPMFIKKVEEVEVV